The window TCACGTACACATGAAACAGATCTCCAAGCGGCTCGACGACGTCGACAGTCGCGGTAACTGTCTGTTCCGGCCCTGTCGCGGTGCTGAGCTGAATGTCTTCAGGCCGCACACCGAGAGTGATGTCCTCGTACCCGTCAAGCTGGGCGGCGGTTTCGGCAGATAGCGCATAGGTGAACTCTTGATGGACTAGTGTTCCGTCCTCGACAGCGACAGGAATGAAGTTCATCGAGGGCGACCCGATAAATCCGGCAACAAACCGATTGGCTGGACGGTGATAACACTCTAGTGGTGTTCCAACCTGCTGTAACACTCCGTCATCCAGAATAGCGATACGGTCGCCCATCGTCATTGCCTCGGTCTGGTCGTGGGTGACATAGATGGTCGTAACGTCGAGCTCGTTCTGGAGGCTCTTTAGTTCGGTCCGCATTTTCGTTCGGAGTTTGGCATCCAGATTGCTCAGTGGCTCGTCCATCAAGAACACCGCTGGGTCCCGGACGATCGCCCTCCCAAGAGCCACTCGCTGTTGCTGGCCACCAGATAGCTCTTTTGGCGGATCATCAAGGAGGTCTCTGATGCCCATCATCTCGGCTGTCTCGGTGACACGCTGTTCAATCGTCTCTGTATCCATATCTGTCGTCATCTTCAACCCAAACGACATATTCTCCTTTGCGGTCATATGTGGATAGAGTGCGTAGTTCTGAAACACCATCGCGATATCACGTTCGCGGGGTTCCTTGCCGATAACAGACTCATCACCGATCAAAATATCACCCTCAGTTACCGTCTCAAGCCCGGCAACCATCCGCAAGGTTGTGGACTTCCCACACCCGGATGGGCCGACGAGTACCAGAAACTCACCGTCGTTCAGCGACATATTCACCGTATCGACAGCGACAACCTCATCATTCCCATCAGCGAACGTCTTGACAAGGTTATCAAGCTCTAACTGTGCCATGCGATACCTGTTATTGTTCCACAGAGATATATAATAGTTTGTGTTGTTCGATTACAGATGGGAACCTTTCATATACTTGGAGAGGGTTTGAGTTCGTATACAGGACTAGCGGTAGTGACAAGCGTACAACTATGGTCTCATTCACAACAGAGTCTGAGTCGGTGTATCGTCAACTGGGTGTCACACCAGTCATCAATGCAGCGGGAACAAAAACGCGGATCGGCGGCAGCCTTATTCGAGAGGAAGCCGCGGAAGCCATGCGTGCTGCTGCCGACGAATTCGTCCAGCTGAGCGACCTAGAGGCAAAGGCGTCCGAACAGATCGCTGAAATCGCTGGGTCTGAAGCCGGATACGTTTCGCCGGGTGCCGAAGCCGGTCTGCTGTTGGCCGCGGCTGCTGCGATTGCGGGGGACGACCCGAAGACTATGTCGGAGTTACCACATCCGACAGACGCACCAAACGACATCGTGATGCCCCGGACTCACCGGACGGGATACGACCACGCGCTGCGAGCGGCTGGCGCAAACATCGTTGATGTCGGAACAAATGATCACCACCTCGGTACTGGCGCAACAAATGTGGAACCTTGGGAAATCGAAAGCGCTATCCACGAAAACACTGCTGGAATTGCGTACGTACAGAAGACATACACACAACCAAAACTATCGACTGTCTCAGAGATTGCACACCGACACGACGTTCCCGTGATTGTCGACGCTGCCGCTGAGGTGCCGCCCATTGAGAACCTCTCTCGTTTCATCGAGCAGGGAGCAGACATGGTCGTGTTCAGTGGTGGCAAAGGCATCCGCGGTCCACAGACGACGGGTATCATCGCCGGCAAACGCCGGTATATCCGCTCAATCGCGGTGCAGCATCAAGATATGCACGTCGATAGTCGGGTCTGGAACCCACCCAGTTCGCTTATTGATACGGAACGGTTCGACGGGGTTCCAAGACAGGGAATCGGGCGGTCGCTCAAGGTCGGTAAAGAGGAACTTGTCGGCCTCATTCGCGCGCTGGAACTATTCATTGAGGAGGATCAGGAAGCGCTTGTTGCCGAGTGGGAGAACCTCGCACAGAAGATGGCGAGCCAACTCGAGGCAGCGGGCGTAGAGACCACAGTTGTCGCTGGCGGTGAGCAGAGCGTTGCTCCTCGGGTCATTGTGGATATCAGTCACTCCCAATCCACCCTCTCAACAGCTGGTTTGGTGTCAGAACTTCAGTGTGAGGACCCGCGTGTGTATGTCGGTGAGGACCGTATAGACGAGGGAGCGATCGTTCTCAACCCAATGTGCCTTGACGAAGACGATGCTGCGTACGTCGTCGACCGCCTGCTCACACATCTGTAATAAAGAAAAGATATAAATAATAACTTATAATACCATAGCATAGCATGGACGTCCTCGTAGTAGTTGCCCACCCAGACGACGCAGACGTCTTCTGTGGCGGTACGATAGCAAAGCACGCTGAACGTGGTGACGAGGTCAGCATCGTACACATGACTCGCGGAGAATACGGCGGGCTGCGAACGGACTCACAGGAGGCGGTCGCGAGCGTCCGCGAACAGGAGGCTCGCGCCTCGGGAGCGGTGTTAGGCGCATCAGAAGTCGCGTTTCTCGAGTTCAGAGACGGGCGGATCACTTACTCCCTTGAGAACCGTTTCGAGATGGTGGATGTCATCCGGAAGTATGACCCGGATATCATCCTCACGCATTATAAAGACGATATGCATCCCGACCACCGAGCGACGTCACGGTTAGTTACGGACGCGTACTACATGGCTTCGCTACCCCTCGTTGAGACGGACTTCGAACCCTGTGACCCGGACAATATCTACTACTTCGAGGGTGTCATAGAACTCTTGTCACACCGTGATGATCGTGCTTCCCGGATTGTCTCCGCGTTCGTAGTTGGTGATAGCGACGACGAGGCGAAGGCACAGAGCAAGAAACACCTGCGATCGTGCGTGGACGCGGCCTCGGGCGTGCGTTCGCCCGAGGCCGCAGTCCTTCACTGATTCGTTGGTTCGTTCGACGCCAGTACGGCGGTTGTACGTCTCGTCTAGGATTGATTGCTTCAGCTGGACGCCCTCACTGTGTTCCTCGATGCGGTCTTCGATCCTGTACTCGATGTCTTTCGGGTCATCAGTGTTTCGCGCGTTGTACGGAGCGACTGGCACGACCCCTGCGGTCAGCAGGTGGTCGTGCCAGTCGAGCGTGTCGTAGGCGCTGTCACCAACCATCCAGATTGGTTGCTCAACGGCGAGCGCGTCACGTGTGACGCGCATCGCCGTCTCTTCCGGTGCTTGTTTGCTCTCGGTGAACTCGGCTGCAATCGGGATCTTTTGCCCGGTCGAGACGATCGTGCAACCGTAGCCGTAGTAGTACTCGTCGTCGGTTGGATCGTAGCACTTCGACGCGTCTGGATCGGTGGGCATCGCCCTCACGTCGGTTGAATCGATACAGTAGGTCAAGTCGAGCAGGCCGCGTCGGGCGGCCTGCTCGACGAGTCGGTCAAAGACCTCGTTGACGACGTGTTCGAGGTCGGTGAGAAAGCGATCGACCGCGTCTCTCGACGGCGGTCGATCGAAGCCACAGCTCAGCCAAACAACCGTGTTCCGAAGCTCCCGCTCAACCGGACGAATGCCGTAAATGTCCTTGTAGTAGCAGTGGAGAAAGCCACGCATCAGCTCTGGTGGTTCGTGGTCTCGTGTTCGCCCCGTCTTTGCCGGGGCGAACACGTCGAACCCTTCGAGAAACTCGAAGGAGAGGTGCTCAAACAACGCTAACGTTTCCGTCTCCACGACATTGAAGAACGACTCTACCGAAGGATCATCTTGCAGGGTCGCTGGACTCATCCACCTCAGCGTTCACCCTGCTCTTTGGTGTGCTACTCGTTCTATGACACCCTCACTACTTCGGCAAGCCGACGTCGGAGTTTACCCCATCCATGTTCATCGATATCGAGGGGTATCTCGAACAAAAGGTCACTGCGATCAAGAAACACGAGTCTCAGGTGGAGTTCCTCGTCGAGCACGGCGGCATTGATGCCGAGTTCGATAACCTCATTGACGGACTTCGCGCTGAGAATCTCGTGTTCGGTAAACAGGTTGGTGCCCGGAGTGCGGAGGGGTTCGTCCCGCTCCATGAGTCTGCACAGGAATTTCTCGGCTAGCGTTTCGGAGACTACCCGACCACTGTCGGTGTAAATTCCTCATTTCGGAACCGTAACCGGGAGCGTCCCCGTTGGTTCGACTATCCCTGCCAGTGTTTTTGCCGCCGCTTGAATCGCGCCGGGCGAGTAGTCGTACGTCGTCAAAAACGTAACTGCGTCTGGACAGATAGAGAGATCATACGGGTTCCGCACAGCAAGGACAGCCAACTGGTCGTGGTGCTCGATGAGCCTCTGGAGTGTCTCTGCCTGTGACTCGGTAGCCACTGCATCGTAACTAACAGCCACCAGCTGTTCGTTCTTTACCTCAATATCGAGGGTATCGTCCCCAGTTGTGATCTGTGTCCTAACATCAAACCCGACCTCTCTGAGCGCAGCAGAGATCACCTCTGGGTCGTAGCGCTCGTCCTCAGCGGGCGACCCTCGCGTCCCGGTAAAACTGACCACGTGCAGAGGACGTGACGTATCGAACGGTAGTGTCTCGCTGTCATCTCTGACGAGTGTTACCCCACAGTCTGCGATTTCAGTTGCGAGTTGTTTCGACGCGGTCGCACAGCGACGCCATTCCGGCACTTCGATAGTCTCAGATTCACCCACCCGTCGCTGTTTACAGCGCTGGATGCGATGTAGCGACCGGTCGATTCGTTCCTCGGTAAGCCGCCCCGACCGAACGGCGGAAAGCACGGCCTCAATCGCTGCCCGCTGTCGCTCAAGTGTATGCGAAACAGTGACGATGTCACACCCGGCCTCGATTGCACGAACAGCCCCTTCGGCGGGGCCGACGCCTTCAGCAATCGCATCCATCTCGAGGCAGTCCGTAACGAGTAAGCCATTAAACCCTAA is drawn from Haloarcula sp. CBA1129 and contains these coding sequences:
- the nagZ gene encoding beta-N-acetylhexosaminidase, translated to MPVAQKVGQLFMAGFEGPEPTDGVLELIREYNLGNIIYFTRNITSPAQVAALSAELQSEATAVGAGLPLFVATDQEGGVVSRLNWGTQLPSQMLIGACDDDAMARKAGATVGRELRSLGINLNLAPVLDVNNNPDNPVIGVRSFGEDPERVAALGTAMAQGLQSVDVAACGKHFPGHGDTAVDSHLDLPVVAHERPRLERVEFAPFEAAIQHGIDAIMTTHVAFPSITGDEELPATISSAVQTALLRKQLGFNGLLVTDCLEMDAIAEGVGPAEGAVRAIEAGCDIVTVSHTLERQRAAIEAVLSAVRSGRLTEERIDRSLHRIQRCKQRRVGESETIEVPEWRRCATASKQLATEIADCGVTLVRDDSETLPFDTSRPLHVVSFTGTRGSPAEDERYDPEVISAALREVGFDVRTQITTGDDTLDIEVKNEQLVAVSYDAVATESQAETLQRLIEHHDQLAVLAVRNPYDLSICPDAVTFLTTYDYSPGAIQAAAKTLAGIVEPTGTLPVTVPK
- a CDS encoding ABC transporter ATP-binding protein, yielding MAQLELDNLVKTFADGNDEVVAVDTVNMSLNDGEFLVLVGPSGCGKSTTLRMVAGLETVTEGDILIGDESVIGKEPRERDIAMVFQNYALYPHMTAKENMSFGLKMTTDMDTETIEQRVTETAEMMGIRDLLDDPPKELSGGQQQRVALGRAIVRDPAVFLMDEPLSNLDAKLRTKMRTELKSLQNELDVTTIYVTHDQTEAMTMGDRIAILDDGVLQQVGTPLECYHRPANRFVAGFIGSPSMNFIPVAVEDGTLVHQEFTYALSAETAAQLDGYEDITLGVRPEDIQLSTATGPEQTVTATVDVVEPLGDLFHVYVTIDGQQYTVTVEDGSALGNGVTVGLKFPESVIHLFDSASGTAIKNSETEIDEESPVAA
- a CDS encoding transposase, with protein sequence MSPATLQDDPSVESFFNVVETETLALFEHLSFEFLEGFDVFAPAKTGRTRDHEPPELMRGFLHCYYKDIYGIRPVERELRNTVVWLSCGFDRPPSRDAVDRFLTDLEHVVNEVFDRLVEQAARRGLLDLTYCIDSTDVRAMPTDPDASKCYDPTDDEYYYGYGCTIVSTGQKIPIAAEFTESKQAPEETAMRVTRDALAVEQPIWMVGDSAYDTLDWHDHLLTAGVVPVAPYNARNTDDPKDIEYRIEDRIEEHSEGVQLKQSILDETYNRRTGVERTNESVKDCGLGRTHARGRVHARSQVFLALCLRLVVAITNYERGDNPGSTIITV
- a CDS encoding aminotransferase class V-fold PLP-dependent enzyme, producing the protein MVSFTTESESVYRQLGVTPVINAAGTKTRIGGSLIREEAAEAMRAAADEFVQLSDLEAKASEQIAEIAGSEAGYVSPGAEAGLLLAAAAAIAGDDPKTMSELPHPTDAPNDIVMPRTHRTGYDHALRAAGANIVDVGTNDHHLGTGATNVEPWEIESAIHENTAGIAYVQKTYTQPKLSTVSEIAHRHDVPVIVDAAAEVPPIENLSRFIEQGADMVVFSGGKGIRGPQTTGIIAGKRRYIRSIAVQHQDMHVDSRVWNPPSSLIDTERFDGVPRQGIGRSLKVGKEELVGLIRALELFIEEDQEALVAEWENLAQKMASQLEAAGVETTVVAGGEQSVAPRVIVDISHSQSTLSTAGLVSELQCEDPRVYVGEDRIDEGAIVLNPMCLDEDDAAYVVDRLLTHL